Within the Pseudomonas orientalis genome, the region GATAGATGACGTTGCCGAAGTGGTCGGCTTTCCAGCCTTTGACGATAGCGAAGTCACCGGTAATGGACTCTTCCATCAGGTAGGGGCGGCCGTTGAATTCGCGGGTTTCCTTGCCTTCGGCGACAGGAGTGCCGACCCCGGTGGCGGTGAAGAAGGCCGGGATGCCCGCGCCGCCTGCACGCATTTTTTCCGCGAGGGTGCCCTGGGGGGTCAGCACCACTTCGATTTCGCCGCTCAGCAACTGCTTTTCGAACAGAGCGTTTTCGCCCACGTAGGAAGCGATCACCTTGCGGATCTGCTTTTCTTCCAGCAGCACGCCCAGGCCGAAACCGTCGACGCCGCAGTTGTTGGACACCACGGTCAGGTCACGGGTGCCTCTGCGCTTGATCTCATTGATGAGGTTTTCCGGAATGCCGCACAGGCCAAAACCGCCGGAGAGTACGGTCATGCCGTCTTCCAGGCCTGCCAGCGCTTCTTCGTAGGACGCCACGCGCTTATCGAAACCTGCCATATGCACCTCTTATTGTTTGTGGGCCAGCCAATGGACCGAGTGTTGCGCTGAAAGATTGATTTGTTAAGTTGTTTTTTAAGGTTGATTGATTTAGAAAACAGCATAGTCGATCACCCTGCGAAGTAGCCTCATGACCATTAAACAAATGCGTGCCTTCCTGGCCGTGGCCCAGAGCCTGAGTTTTGCCGCTGCGTGTGAACGTCTGCACCTGTCCCAATCGGCGCTGAGCCTGACGATCAAAGGCCTGGAAGAAGGCCTGG harbors:
- a CDS encoding CoA transferase subunit A is translated as MAGFDKRVASYEEALAGLEDGMTVLSGGFGLCGIPENLINEIKRRGTRDLTVVSNNCGVDGFGLGVLLEEKQIRKVIASYVGENALFEKQLLSGEIEVVLTPQGTLAEKMRAGGAGIPAFFTATGVGTPVAEGKETREFNGRPYLMEESITGDFAIVKGWKADHFGNVIYRHTAQNFNPLAATAGKITVVEVEEIVEPGELDPAQIHTPGIYVDRIICGTFEKRIEQRTVRK